The DNA window ttatCCAGGTTTGGCTCAGTGACAGTGATAAAATACAACATTCAAGTACTATTAGGCAAAGGCAGCCCTACAGGGATATGTATCCACATAGGTCAGTTTGCAAAGGAGGACTATCTTAATTATTCTGCAGTACATCTGACCAAAGAAAccttttgaaattgtttttactGTTGGGTCTGTGGCATCCGTCCAGAGGTCCTGAAGGTCTTCTACATGCCCATGAGATGTCATCATTTTTTCATAGATGCAAGGATGGTAAGGGGTTTTACCTTCCCCGGAAAAATACACATGGTATTGTGGTACTATCCCTATTTTATTGGCACAGAGGCCCATGAACACATCATCTATGTAAAGGCTAGAGTTAAGTGTCTGTGATGCCTCATAGACTTTGGCAGCCACATCACCAGAGATCACGTAGGCGGCTCCAGCGGTATAGTCAGGGTAAGCTGGCCACTGGTACATTTCATAAGAAACATAGTATTTGCTGCGTTTGTCTCTAACGGGAGGGGCACCACGGTGAACACGACCAACCCAAAAGTCTTGAACACCAATTTGTTCTAAACTTTGAAGGTATTCAATAAGATTTGGCATGTGAATAAATATGTCGTCATCAGCAGTCATGAGGAATTTGGCATGTGGACAAAAGCGATTTGCCCAACTGAACTGGAGAAGAAATTTAAGAGTAAGATTATAGAAAGAATCAGCAAAGTCTTGCTGAATTATATCATTGTACATTTTATCTTCCCGAACCAGCCTTTTCTGAAGTCTTTCTCTTGTCAGTGGGTCAGAAGGTGTTCCTAAGACAAACAGAGTTTTGATGTTGGCGTTAAGTTGAGAGCAAACATACTTCTCGTTGCCCCACGTTTTCCTAATGGCAGAACGGCGATTGTAATTTTCAGGCGCAGTCTTTACAAACAGTAAGAGCAGGACATCTTGCATTTTACACTTATCCTCATGGTTAATCAAGTACTGGTAACGAGGAACCCCCTCCTCGCTGCGCTTAAGAGACAGGCTGTCATTCACAAAATTGTAGCTATTTATGAGGTATCTGTAAGAGTAGGACTTCATATGGCTCACGATGTGATTATCGATCGATATCCAGAAGAACATCAGGCTTAGTACAAAACAAGTGGCAAATAACTGAATAAACTGCCATTTTTTTACTCTCCTGCCACTAACAAACATTCTGACGT is part of the Bos indicus x Bos taurus breed Angus x Brahman F1 hybrid chromosome 1, Bos_hybrid_MaternalHap_v2.0, whole genome shotgun sequence genome and encodes:
- the B3GNT5 gene encoding lactosylceramide 1,3-N-acetyl-beta-D-glucosaminyltransferase, with the protein product MDVRMFVSGRRVKKWQFIQLFATCFVLSLMFFWISIDNHIVSHMKSYSYRYLINSYNFVNDSLSLKRSEEGVPRYQYLINHEDKCKMQDVLLLLFVKTAPENYNRRSAIRKTWGNEKYVCSQLNANIKTLFVLGTPSDPLTRERLQKRLVREDKMYNDIIQQDFADSFYNLTLKFLLQFSWANRFCPHAKFLMTADDDIFIHMPNLIEYLQSLEQIGVQDFWVGRVHRGAPPVRDKRSKYYVSYEMYQWPAYPDYTAGAAYVISGDVAAKVYEASQTLNSSLYIDDVFMGLCANKIGIVPQYHVYFSGEGKTPYHPCIYEKMMTSHGHVEDLQDLWTDATDPTVKTISKGFFGQMYCRIIKIVLLCKLTYVDTYPCRAAFA